The Nocardia arthritidis genome has a window encoding:
- the pdhA gene encoding pyruvate dehydrogenase (acetyl-transferring) E1 component subunit alpha: protein MPEKPIYPVQLIQPDGRRVLDRENAALVADVGPEQLRRLYEDMVVARRIDAEGTALQRQGQLGLWAPLLGQEATQVGSAHALHPDDYVFCSYREAAVAYCRGADPASITRLWRGVAHSCWDPNAINMTNPNIIVGSQGLHATGYAYAAHLDGAEIAVLTYFGDGASSQGDIAEALGFASAWSAPVVFLCQNNQWAISEPVRVQSQTPIVRRAYGYGIPGVQVDGNDALAVLAVTRQAIERARSGGGPSFIEAITYRMGPHTTADDPTRYRTAAELEEWARRDPIDRLRRLLDREGYLDEEFEARVRAHADEIGALVRRTTIETLDPDPMELFEHVYATPHTLVTEERRDYAAYLAGDPGESTARTEGVP, encoded by the coding sequence ATGCCGGAAAAGCCCATCTACCCGGTCCAATTGATACAGCCGGACGGCCGCCGCGTGCTCGACCGGGAGAATGCCGCGCTGGTAGCCGACGTCGGCCCGGAGCAGCTGCGCCGACTATATGAGGACATGGTGGTCGCGCGGCGCATCGATGCCGAGGGCACCGCGCTGCAGCGCCAGGGCCAGCTCGGCCTGTGGGCGCCGCTCCTAGGACAGGAGGCCACCCAGGTGGGCTCGGCACACGCTCTGCATCCGGACGACTACGTGTTCTGCAGTTATCGCGAGGCGGCCGTAGCCTATTGCCGCGGCGCCGATCCCGCATCGATCACCAGGCTCTGGCGCGGCGTCGCGCACTCGTGCTGGGATCCGAATGCGATCAATATGACCAACCCGAACATCATCGTCGGCTCGCAGGGCCTGCACGCGACGGGTTACGCCTACGCGGCGCATCTGGACGGCGCGGAGATCGCCGTGCTCACGTACTTCGGTGACGGCGCCAGCAGCCAGGGCGATATCGCCGAGGCGCTCGGCTTCGCATCCGCGTGGAGCGCGCCGGTCGTATTCCTGTGCCAGAACAACCAGTGGGCGATCAGCGAACCGGTGCGGGTGCAGAGCCAGACCCCGATCGTGCGGCGCGCCTACGGGTACGGGATTCCGGGCGTCCAGGTCGACGGCAATGACGCGCTCGCCGTGCTCGCGGTCACCAGGCAGGCGATCGAGCGGGCGCGCAGCGGCGGCGGGCCGTCGTTCATCGAGGCCATCACCTACCGGATGGGCCCGCACACCACCGCCGACGACCCGACCCGCTACCGCACCGCCGCCGAGCTGGAGGAATGGGCGCGCCGCGATCCGATCGATCGGCTGCGCCGCCTGCTCGACCGCGAGGGATATCTGGACGAGGAGTTCGAGGCCCGGGTGCGGGCGCACGCCGACGAGATCGGCGCGCTGGTGCGCCGCACGACCATCGAGACGCTCGATCCGGATCCGATGGAACTGTTCGAACATGTCTATGCCACCCCGCACACGCTTGTCACCGAAGAGCGGCGGGACTACGCGGCGTACTTGGCCGGCGATCCCGGCGAGTCGACCGCGCGAACGGAAGGAGTCCCGTAA
- a CDS encoding benzoate/H(+) symporter BenE family transporter has product MVNVFSRPRIPATAPDRPTGLGQPIAAGIVTALVGFISAFAVVLKGLTTAGATPAQAASGLLAVCVTQAVGMMLLSYRYRIPITLAWSTPGAALLASTGAVTGGWPAAVGAFAITGVLIVITGVWQRIGNLVAAIPVEIAQAMLAGVLLPLCLAPVKAVPSSPAVVLPVIAVWLVLQRFAKRWAIIAAFATAAVGAGVAIVVQHRRLDFAAMMPTVELTAPQWNWQALIGVAVPLYIVTMASQNIPGVAVMGSFGYQVPWRAAMTVTGIGTVVGAPAGGHAINLAAISAALSAAPSAHPDPKRRWIAAFTAGGVYLGLAFGSAALVALIAAAPAGTLETVAGLALLGTLAAALTGALRAEEHREAGVLTFVIAASGVGFLGVGAAFWALLVGLVAHRLLARRE; this is encoded by the coding sequence ATGGTGAACGTTTTCTCGCGGCCACGGATCCCAGCCACGGCGCCCGATCGGCCCACCGGGCTCGGACAGCCGATCGCGGCCGGCATCGTCACCGCGCTCGTCGGGTTCATCAGCGCGTTCGCGGTGGTGCTCAAGGGTTTGACGACGGCGGGGGCGACGCCGGCGCAGGCGGCGTCGGGACTGCTCGCGGTGTGCGTCACCCAGGCCGTCGGGATGATGCTGCTGAGCTACCGCTACCGGATCCCGATCACGCTGGCCTGGTCGACACCGGGCGCCGCACTGCTGGCGAGTACCGGCGCCGTCACCGGCGGCTGGCCCGCCGCGGTCGGCGCGTTCGCGATCACCGGCGTTCTGATCGTCATCACCGGGGTGTGGCAGCGCATCGGCAATCTGGTCGCCGCGATTCCGGTGGAGATCGCACAGGCCATGCTCGCCGGGGTGCTGCTGCCGCTGTGCCTCGCGCCGGTGAAGGCGGTGCCGAGCAGCCCGGCGGTCGTACTTCCGGTGATCGCGGTGTGGCTGGTGTTGCAGCGCTTCGCCAAGCGGTGGGCGATCATCGCGGCGTTCGCCACCGCGGCCGTCGGCGCGGGTGTCGCCATCGTGGTCCAGCATCGGCGCCTGGACTTCGCCGCCATGATGCCGACCGTGGAATTGACCGCACCGCAATGGAATTGGCAGGCGCTGATCGGCGTCGCGGTGCCGCTCTACATCGTGACGATGGCCTCGCAGAACATTCCCGGCGTCGCGGTGATGGGCTCGTTCGGCTACCAGGTGCCGTGGCGGGCGGCGATGACCGTCACCGGGATCGGCACCGTCGTCGGCGCGCCCGCGGGCGGGCATGCGATCAATCTGGCCGCGATCAGCGCCGCCCTGTCCGCCGCGCCGTCGGCCCACCCGGATCCGAAACGCCGCTGGATCGCGGCGTTTACGGCGGGCGGCGTCTATCTCGGGCTCGCATTCGGCTCGGCGGCCTTGGTCGCGCTGATCGCCGCGGCCCCGGCCGGAACGCTGGAAACCGTTGCCGGACTTGCCCTGTTGGGCACGCTCGCGGCCGCGCTGACCGGTGCGCTGCGCGCGGAGGAGCATCGCGAGGCCGGGGTGCTCACCTTCGTCATCGCGGCATCCGGCGTCGGATTCCTCGGTGTCGGAGCGGCATTTTGGGCATTGTTGGTCGGGCTGGTCGCGCACCGGCTGTTGGCCCGGCGCGAATGA
- a CDS encoding SDR family oxidoreductase, translating into MEISGKVAIVTGAGAGIGAALARRLVADGARVVVADIAGEAAAQVAASIGDGAIAAAGDAADAAAIHSLIVRAEAEFGPVDLYFANAGIGGGAGLNSTDEQWAAAFEVNVMAHVRAARLLMPGWLRRGSGYFVSTASAAGLLTQLGSAPYSVSKHAAVGFAEWLSVTYGDKGIRVSCVCPMGVDTQLLHGGLVPAEDAAEAELAIKAVTTAGEVLTPDQVAEVIVAGLAAEHFLILPHPEVLKMYRHKGSDYDRWLGGMRRFQSALGG; encoded by the coding sequence ATGGAGATTTCGGGCAAGGTTGCCATTGTCACGGGTGCCGGGGCGGGGATCGGGGCGGCGCTGGCGCGGCGGCTCGTCGCCGACGGGGCCCGGGTGGTCGTCGCGGATATCGCCGGGGAGGCCGCGGCACAGGTTGCGGCGTCGATCGGGGACGGTGCGATCGCGGCGGCGGGCGATGCCGCAGACGCGGCGGCGATCCACTCGCTGATCGTGCGGGCCGAGGCCGAATTCGGGCCGGTGGACCTGTATTTCGCGAATGCGGGCATCGGCGGTGGCGCCGGGCTGAACAGCACCGACGAGCAGTGGGCCGCCGCGTTCGAGGTCAATGTCATGGCCCATGTGCGGGCCGCGCGGCTGCTGATGCCCGGGTGGCTGCGGCGCGGCAGCGGGTATTTCGTATCGACCGCGTCGGCGGCCGGACTGCTCACCCAGCTCGGGTCCGCGCCGTATTCGGTATCCAAGCACGCGGCTGTCGGATTCGCGGAATGGTTGTCGGTGACATACGGCGACAAGGGAATTCGAGTCAGCTGCGTATGCCCGATGGGTGTCGATACCCAACTGCTGCACGGTGGGCTGGTGCCGGCCGAGGATGCGGCCGAGGCGGAACTGGCGATCAAGGCGGTGACGACGGCGGGCGAGGTGCTCACCCCGGATCAGGTCGCCGAGGTGATCGTCGCGGGGCTCGCGGCCGAACACTTCCTGATCCTGCCGCATCCGGAGGTGCTGAAGATGTACCGCCACAAGGGATCCGACTACGACCGCTGGCTCGGCGGCATGCGGCGGTTCCAGAGCGCGCTCGGCGGCTGA
- a CDS encoding nucleobase:cation symporter-2 family protein produces MAVAHPVDTRLPFARQLVFGIQHVLIMYTGCVTVPLVFGAAAGLDRATVGLLVSADLLVAGLVTLVQSVGIGKLAGVRLPIVCGATFVGLNPMILIAKEYGLDAVYGSMLAGGVVGIALAWPFAKVVRFFPPLVTGTVLTVVGISLIGVAGGLIVGSDPKAESFAVPGNIGLAAVVVAIAVGFICLGRGVWSQLGVLIALLVGILIAVPMGLLHDSGSDAAWVGLPRPFHFGAPHFPVTAVVAMSIVMAVAFAESTASMLAVSEITGKPLRDADLARGLIGDGLSGVLGGVFTAFIDTIFNQNVGSVAATRVFSRYVTATSGVILVILGVLPRFGALVAAVPSPVIGGVGLVLFATVTVVGVDTLRRAELSDRVNATIVAVAVGIGLLPVMVPGMFAKFPTAAQILLTSGVTLGAATAFTLNLLLNHTRLGAFARGTKPSEPSAVPPARVHA; encoded by the coding sequence ATGGCAGTAGCGCATCCCGTCGATACCCGGTTGCCGTTCGCGCGGCAGCTGGTGTTCGGCATCCAGCACGTTTTGATCATGTACACCGGCTGTGTCACGGTGCCGCTGGTATTCGGCGCCGCGGCCGGGCTGGACCGGGCCACCGTCGGGTTGCTGGTGAGCGCCGACCTGCTGGTCGCCGGGCTGGTGACGCTGGTACAGAGCGTCGGCATCGGCAAACTGGCCGGGGTGCGGCTGCCGATCGTCTGCGGTGCCACCTTCGTCGGGTTGAACCCGATGATCCTCATCGCCAAGGAGTACGGGCTCGACGCGGTGTACGGATCGATGCTGGCGGGCGGTGTCGTCGGAATCGCGCTGGCCTGGCCGTTCGCCAAGGTGGTTCGCTTCTTTCCGCCGCTGGTCACCGGGACCGTGCTCACCGTTGTCGGGATCTCACTTATCGGCGTCGCGGGCGGTTTGATCGTCGGCTCCGACCCGAAAGCGGAATCCTTTGCCGTGCCTGGGAATATCGGCCTGGCCGCGGTGGTGGTCGCGATCGCCGTCGGATTCATCTGCCTCGGGCGCGGGGTGTGGTCGCAGCTCGGCGTGCTGATCGCGCTGCTGGTCGGCATCCTGATCGCAGTGCCGATGGGTTTGCTGCACGATTCGGGTTCCGATGCGGCGTGGGTCGGGTTGCCACGGCCATTCCATTTCGGCGCACCGCATTTCCCGGTGACCGCGGTCGTCGCGATGAGCATCGTGATGGCGGTGGCGTTCGCGGAGTCGACGGCGAGCATGCTCGCGGTCAGCGAGATCACCGGAAAGCCCTTGCGTGACGCGGATTTGGCGCGCGGCCTGATCGGCGACGGCCTGTCCGGTGTGCTCGGCGGCGTATTCACCGCGTTCATCGACACGATTTTCAACCAGAACGTCGGCTCGGTGGCGGCCACCCGGGTGTTCAGCCGGTATGTCACCGCGACGAGCGGGGTGATCCTGGTAATCCTCGGTGTGCTACCGCGTTTCGGCGCGCTGGTGGCCGCGGTGCCGAGCCCGGTGATCGGCGGCGTCGGGCTGGTGCTGTTCGCGACCGTCACCGTGGTCGGCGTCGACACCCTGCGCCGCGCCGAACTTTCGGACCGGGTCAACGCCACCATCGTCGCGGTCGCCGTCGGCATCGGATTGCTGCCGGTAATGGTGCCCGGCATGTTCGCGAAATTCCCCACCGCCGCCCAGATCCTGTTGACCAGCGGCGTAACACTCGGAGCGGCAACGGCTTTCACGTTGAACCTGCTGCTCAACCACACCCGGTTGGGCGCATTCGCACGCGGCACGAAGCCCTCCGAGCCGAGCGCTGTTCCGCCAGCACGAGTTCACGCATAG
- a CDS encoding alpha-ketoacid dehydrogenase subunit beta has translation MITTFAGALNTGMRRALEDDPKVLLMGEDIGKLGGVFRVTDTLQKDFGNNRVIDTPLAESGIVGTAFGMALRGYRPVCEIQFDGFVYPAFDQIVSHVAKIHYRTQGKVIAPLTIRIPFGGGIGSVEHHSESPEAYFAHTAGLRVVSPSNPADAYLMIRQSISLDDPVIFFEPKRRYRDKADVDFAALDAGGELTLEQARVCATGTDATVVAYGGTVASALTAAKIAAEEGNSLEVIDLRSLSPIDFDTIEESVRKTGRLIVAHEAPVFAGLGAEIAARITERCFYHLEAPVLRVGGFAIPYPPSKLEKHHLPDPDRILAALDRSLAA, from the coding sequence ATGATCACCACCTTCGCGGGCGCGCTCAACACCGGCATGCGCCGGGCCTTGGAGGACGATCCCAAGGTGCTGTTGATGGGCGAAGACATCGGAAAGCTCGGCGGCGTCTTCCGCGTGACCGACACACTGCAGAAGGATTTCGGGAACAACCGCGTGATCGATACCCCGCTGGCCGAATCCGGCATTGTCGGAACGGCTTTCGGGATGGCGCTGCGCGGCTACCGGCCGGTGTGCGAGATCCAGTTCGACGGGTTCGTGTATCCGGCCTTCGACCAGATCGTCTCGCATGTGGCCAAGATCCACTACCGCACCCAGGGCAAGGTCATCGCGCCGCTGACGATCCGCATCCCGTTCGGCGGCGGAATCGGTTCGGTGGAGCACCATTCCGAATCACCGGAGGCGTACTTCGCGCATACCGCGGGGCTGCGGGTGGTCAGCCCGAGCAATCCGGCCGACGCGTATCTGATGATCCGCCAGTCGATTTCGCTCGACGATCCGGTGATCTTCTTCGAACCCAAGCGCCGCTACCGGGACAAGGCCGATGTCGATTTCGCGGCGCTCGACGCGGGCGGCGAGCTGACACTGGAGCAGGCCCGCGTCTGCGCGACCGGCACCGACGCCACGGTCGTCGCGTACGGCGGCACCGTCGCGTCGGCGCTGACTGCCGCGAAAATCGCCGCCGAGGAGGGCAATTCGCTCGAGGTGATCGATCTGCGCAGCCTTTCCCCGATCGATTTCGACACCATCGAGGAGTCGGTGCGCAAGACCGGGCGATTGATCGTCGCGCACGAGGCGCCGGTATTCGCCGGGCTGGGCGCGGAGATCGCCGCCCGCATCACCGAACGCTGCTTCTACCATCTGGAAGCGCCGGTATTGCGGGTGGGCGGATTCGCCATCCCCTACCCGCCGTCCAAACTGGAAAAGCATCACCTGCCCGATCCCGACCGTATCCTGGCCGCGCTCGATCGCTCGCTCGCCGCCTGA
- a CDS encoding Lrp/AsnC family transcriptional regulator, with protein MSSRESVDMTLDATDARLLLELVANPRATGVELAARLGLSRNTVQARLARWEAGGVLGSFERRVRPRALGYPLSAFVAVVVDQHQLDSVVDELAEVPEVTEVCGMTGLTDLTVRVVAQDADDLYRIAGQILKIPGVERTNMALVMRELVGPRTAPLLHRLARSHRATESS; from the coding sequence ATGAGCAGTCGAGAATCCGTCGACATGACACTGGACGCGACCGACGCACGCCTGTTGCTGGAACTGGTCGCGAACCCCAGGGCCACCGGTGTAGAACTGGCCGCCCGGCTCGGGCTTTCGCGCAATACCGTGCAGGCCAGGCTGGCGCGGTGGGAGGCGGGCGGGGTGCTCGGCAGCTTCGAACGACGGGTGCGGCCGCGGGCGCTCGGCTATCCGCTGTCGGCGTTCGTCGCGGTGGTCGTCGATCAGCATCAGCTGGATTCGGTGGTGGACGAGCTCGCCGAGGTGCCGGAGGTGACCGAGGTCTGCGGCATGACCGGGCTCACCGATCTCACCGTCCGGGTGGTCGCCCAGGACGCCGACGACCTGTATCGGATCGCCGGGCAGATCCTGAAGATCCCTGGCGTCGAACGCACCAATATGGCGCTGGTGATGCGCGAGTTGGTCGGCCCGCGCACCGCACCGCTGCTGCACCGGCTGGCCCGCTCGCATCGCGCTACCGAATCCTCTTGA